The nucleotide sequence ATTTTCAGAGCAGTCTGACGTACCAGCGCACCAAGCTCTTCCATTGAATAATTAGTCTGATGGGGACTCCATGCCGTGCTGATGGCCGCGATCACCTTGTTCCGGTAATCGTAGACAGGCGCGGCTACACAGCTGGTATTATATTCCCACTCCTCATCGTCAAGGCTGTACCCCTGATCCCGGTACTTCCGCATAAGTTTCATGAGTTCCGGGACCTCAACCACAGTTTTTTCCGTGCGCTTGATGCGCTCCTCTCCGTCGAGGATTTTTTCCAGAGTAGCCTCAGGTTCGTCGAAAAGGAGGGCTTTTCCTATAGCGGTACAATGGAAGGGACGGCGCATACCGATTATGGCAAAGCGGTGTGTGCTGTCGAATTGTTCAATCTTGTCAATATAGACTACTTCACCGTCCTTGCTGATTGCCAGAAATACAACCTGACCAAGCCGATTGGCAAGCTCCCGCATGTAATATTCTGCTTCCGTTTTCAGCTCGATGCGGTTGAGATACATTCCCGACATGTGCACGAAGCCAAGACCAAGACGATAACAGTTTGTCCTCTGGGCTTTCTCCACATAGTGTCGATTAAGGAGACCGGCGAGAAGACGGTGTACCGTGCTTTTATGCAGGCCCAGGTTATTGGAGATCTCGGTTAACGTAAATCCCTGGGGGTCCCGGGACAAAAGTTCAAGAATATCAAAGGCCCGCTCGATTGATTGGACCGCCCCCTTTTGGGTCTGTTTTTCAGTACTCTGTTTCATGACATGAAACAGAGTACTTTATTTGCACGACTCTGGCAACAGAAATCATTTTTCAGCTCTATCGGGCCAGCCATCCGCCATCGACAGCTATGGTATAGCCATTGACATAATCGGATGCGGAGGAAGCGAGAAAAACAGCTGGTCCCTGTACGTCTTCCGGCAAACCCCAGCGTCCGGCAGGTATCCTGTCCAGAATCGCGGCACTGCGTTCTGTATCCGCACGCAGCGGAGCGGTATTGCTGGTTGCCATATAACCCGGGGCAATCGCGTTTACGTTTATTCCATCCCTGGCCCATTCATTCGCCAGGGCCCTGGTAATTCCCATTACCGCGCTTTTACTGGCGGTATATGACGGCACCCGTATTCCGCCTTGAAACGAGAGCATGGATGCCACATTAATGATTTTCCCTCCGGTTTTCTGCTTTATGTACTGGCGTGCGGTGAGCTGACTGAGGAAGAATACTGTTTTAAGATTAATATTTAAAACATCATCCCAGTTCTCTTCGCTGAACTCGATAGCATCCTGCCGCCTGATTATCCCGGCATTGTTGACAAGGATGTCTATGTGTCCGAATTTTTCCAGAGTCTGCTGTATTATTCCTTCCAGGGGATCAATGCTCATCAAATTAGCCTTGATTCCCAGAAATTTCCTTCCCAGTCTTTGTATTTTCTGTTCCGTTTCCGGCGCATCCACATAGTCAACACCGACAATCTCCGCACCTGCTTCCGCGAGCCCCAGGGAGATCCCCTGACCAAGCCCTGTCGAACACCCTGTAACTAATGCTACCTTTCCGCTTAAATCAAAAGAAAGACTCATTCTTAAACCTCCTGTAAATTGATACTCTATGCGAGGTCATCCATGGATGCCCCGTCCATGTCGTCAAAGGTCTGGTTTTCACCAACCATGCCCCATATAAAGGTATAGTTTCCCGTACCAACACCTGAATGGATTGACCAGCTGGGGGAGATAATCGCCTCTTCGTTCCGTACCAGAATATGCCGGGTCTCCGACGGTTCTCCCATTAAATGAAATACAGCCTGGTCCGGGTCAATTTCAAAATAGAAATAGACCTCCATACGACGTTCATGGGTATGAGCAGGCATGGTGTTCCAGACATTTCCTTCAGCAAGTTCGGTATACCCCATAACCAGCTGACAGGATGGAAGTACCTCCGGGTGAATCAGCTGGCGAATTACCCGCTTGTTGCAGCTGTTGTCCGAACCGAGCCTGACCTCCCTGGCCTTCTCTTTCTGGATAAGGCTGGTTTCATAGCGTTTGTGTGCTGTACCGCTCAGACAGTAAAACTTTGAAGGATTATCCGGATTCTTGCTGATAAACAGCAGTTCCCGGCTTCCCATTCCAACATACAGGCCGTCTTTATAATCCAGCGGATATTCCGTCCCGTCTACCGACACACTCCCTGGCCCGCCAACATTGATAACTCCCAGTTCACGGCGTTCCAGAAAATAGTCTACTCCGAAAACCTCCCGGTCAACCTGCAAGCCCAGCGGTTCGCCCACAGGCATAATTCCGCAGATTACAATACGGTCGATATGGCTGTAGACCATTTTGACTGTCCCCGAAGTAAAAAGCTCCTGAATCAGAAACTCCTGCCGCAGCCCTGCAGTATCAAGTGCTTTTCCATGTTCAGGATGTATAGGATGTCGTATTTCCATGTTTTTCGCGTTCCTTTGAGTTCCACATTATGAAACCATGTTTCAACAGTATTGTATCACAACACAAAAAAAGATCAAGAGGAAAGTTTCATAATACGGTATCAAATATCCTAATACGGTATTCTCTTCGAAATCCGGACTAATTTCACCAAATTTTCCTTGACAATATCCAAACATGCTTAAATAATGGAACTAGGTTTCACATAATGGAACCCACAGTATCATACTATGACCCGAGATTTCGGGCCAATATTAAAGGAGTTTCTTATGAAGAGAATCGCACTTTTGGTTCTTATCCTTATCGCTCCGATTAGCGTTTTCGCCGGCGGCGGGCAGGAAAAACAGGCTGAAACATACGAATGGTCCCTGGCATCAACCCTGCCGGAATCACATCCGGTGCACAAGTCACTGGTATATTTTGCAGATCAGGTCAGGGAACGCAGCAACGGTCAGATAGATATCACAGTCTACGGGGGTGGTCAGCTTGGAGACGAGCGGGACTACATTGAGGGAATTGAGTTAGGCACCATAGACGTAACAAAAGTCTCCTCCGCCCCGCTGGGTCAGTTTGTCGACAGCCTTCAGGTTGTCAGCCTCCCCTTTATGTTCCGCGATCAGGCCCATCAGCACGCGGTACTCCAGGGCGAAATCGGCGACCGCCTGATGGCCGATCTCGAGAAAAGCGGATTCAAAGGTTTAACCTTTATGGATTCCGGTTTTCGCAGCGTAACCACAGCCTACGGCCCGGTCTATTCTCCCGCTGATCTGGAGGGCAAGAAAATACGGGTCATGGGCAGCGAGCCATTGATTGATACAATCAATGCCCTCGGAGGAACGGCTGTACCCATGGGCCAGCAGGAAGTCTATGTGGCACTGCAGCAGGGAGTAATAGACGGCTGGGAAAACAATGAGCCCACGGTAATCGCCTTTAACATGCAGGAAGTAGCAAAATACTATTCCTACACCCGGCACGTATCCATCCCGGATATTCTGGTCATGAGCGCTGAGAGATTCAACGCCCTGCCGACAGATCTGCAGGACGCAATAATGGACGCTGCAGCGGCGACCGCACCTTTTCATACCGATATATGGAACGAGTATGTAGAAGAGGCTAAAAGCCAGTTGCGGGATAAAGGCATGGAGTTCAATGAGGTCAACGATATCACCGAATTCCAGTCAATCGTTCAGCCTATTTATGATCACTACGACCCGATTGTAGGCCCGGGACTCATCAAAGAGATTCAGCAGAAATAACAGAGGATTCTTCCGATACTCTGATATAATAAAATGTGCGACATTTTAAACACAGCGTTACCCGGACAATCCGGGTAACGCTTCCTGATACTACTCCCGGAGGAATCCCATGAAGATTCAAACATTTTGCGAGGCATCAGCAAGAATTGTAAATATGGCGACAGCACTGCTTATTGCCGCGTTAACGCTCTTTGTCAGCTGGCAGGTATTTGCGCGGTACGTACTGAACGCCGGTCAATTCTGGGCTGAAGAACTCTCAATCATTGTTATGATATGGATCGGAATCCTGGGTGCTTCAAGTACCTTATGGTCCGAATCTCATATCGGACTGAATGTCTTTGTAGACCGGCTGCCGGAAACCGGCAAAGTCATGGCGCGTGTCTTCAGTGATTTCCTGATTGCGGGATTCGGTATCTACCTGTTTATATACGGCCTGCAATTGGTAAACAAGATAACCGGTACCTGGTCCGCGTTACGTATATCAATCGGCATGACCTATATAGTTGTACCTGTCTCTGCTGTATTGTTGGTACTGTTTGCGATATCCAAGGGTGTGCTCCGCCTGGCTGCACATTTTTCAGCATCGCAGAATACATCTTCAAATTAAGGAGCCCGTATGTCACCGGCTGTAGTTCTTGTTGGTATGTTTCTTGTGCTGGCCTTTACCGGAGTTCCGATTGCTTTTTGTCTTGCTGTTGCCTCGGTTGTAACTACCTGGTACATGGGTTTTCCCGCTGTCGTTGTAGCACAGCGCATTGCAACGGGATTGCAGTCTTTTCCACTGATAGCAATCCCCCTGTTTGTGCTTGCAGGATCGATTATGGCAAAAGGCGGAGTAGCAAGGAGAATTGTCGATTTTGCATATATCATTGTCGGGCCCTTCCGGGGCGGGCTCGCAATGGTAAACTGTATTCAGTCCATGCTCTTCGGAGGAGTTTCCGGCTCAGCCATTGCCGATATATCTTCAACAGGTCCCATCATGATACCAATGATGAAGCAGAAGGGTTACGACAATGAATTCGCCACTGCCCTGACTGTTGCTTCCGCTACCCAGGGAATTATCATCCCTCCCAGTCATAACATGATTATCTATGCCATGGCTGCAGGCGGTGTATCGGTAGGACAGCTGTTTTTAGCCGGCTACATCCCCGGCATAATGATTGGAATCGGATTGATGATTACCTCCTTTATTATTGCCGTAAAACGAGGGTACCCAAGAGAAAAACGCCCTCCTCTTAACGACTGCGTCCGAATATCCGTTGACGGAATACTGGCGGTACTGGCGGCGGTTATCATTGTAGGAGGAATTGCTTTCGGTATATTCACCGCAACCGAGGCATCAGCAATTGCGGTAGTCTACGCTACCTTCCTCGGGCTTTTTGTCTACAAGGAGCTGAAGCTCCGGGACTTGTGGCCGATTTTGGTTGAGTCAGTTAAAACGATATCAACTGTCCTGTTTTTAATCGCGTCTGCCAGCGCATTTGCCTGGCTGCTGACCCGCCTGCAGGTACCGACAATGATCATGCGGTCCATGTTGTCCATTACCAGCAGTCCAATAATCCTGCTGCTGCTTATCAACATTCTACTGGTCATACTCGGCATGCTGATGGACGTAGCACCCCTGATTGTCATAACAACTCCCATCCTGCTCCCGGTGGTAACCGCTGCAGGCATGAGCCCGGTTACCTTTGGTATTGTGCTGCTTCTGAACCTGGGAATAGGACTGACAACTCCGCCGGTAGGAACCGGCCTCTTTGTCGGTTGTTCGGTTGGTCATACCACTGTGGAAAAGACTTCCCGGGCGATGGTTGCATTCTGGCCTGCAATGATTATTGTACTGCTTCTGACAACCTTTATTCCCGCCCTTACGACGTTTCTGCCGTCGTTGATAGTGAAATAAGTTTTTCCGAATACCCGCCCTGATTCAACAGGGCCGGTGTATTCAGAACAGATTTAAGTTTTACTTAGTCCCGAACCGTGGGGATAAAAATCACCTGATCGTCGGATTATTCCGATAAAATGGAAGATTTCCCGAGCAAAGCACAGTACAGCGAATAATTTCTTTGCGAAACAGCAGTTAATCACCATTCATCCCCACGGTTTTGAACAGTAAATAAGTTTTACAGCACATACTCCGGGTCACGGATAACCGCAGTCTCCCGGTTGATACTCAGAATCTTCTTCAGGTATTCAGGACTGATATACCTTGCCTCGTACTCTATCCCTTCGCGGTCGAGCTGCCGCAGGAAGGCGCGCAAATGATTCCGGGAACCTTTCATCAGGTTCTGGTACAGAATGCGGATATCATCGTTGTCTGTCAGCTCAAGGTTCTGCTGCAGATCATGGATATCCAGGTCCTCGATAAGGGCCCCGACCTTCAGGGCCTCCACCACCGACGTCTTTCCCCGGGCAGTGAGATCGGCATACAGGCGATTTAGCTCCTTATCCCCGTAGACACCCGCTTCGTCGGTTCCGGCTTTTTCCAGACCGTAGGCATCCAGGAGCATGTCGACAGACTCCATATGCTGCTGTTCACTCTGTGCTATGTTGCGGAAAACAGGCAGATTCCAGGTGCCGTAAAGCTCCTGATACACATCCCTGGCCAGCTTTTCTTCCTGCCACATAAACAGCAGCCCTTCCCTCTCTTCTGCAGACAGATCACCTCCTTCGGCATCTGTCATAACAAGCTTTAAATCCTCGGTAAAGCGGGAATCGAAGCCGTAGCTTCCGCCCTGCTGTCCTGCGGCAGCCCTGCCGGGTCCGTTACCGCGCCCTGCGGCGGCCACCCCGGCGCCCCGACCGGTGCCGTTCCGTAATCCCTGTCCGAATTCAGACTCCTGCTGCCCCTCTGCGCTAAGCGCAACGCCTGCCATAATTACCATGACCGCAATACTGATCAGTTTCTTCATCTTTCTACCTCCGATGATGTGTTTCTTTTTGTGATCTTCATGCTTACAAACTACCGAAGCTGTGTGGAGATACTGTGAAGTGTTTATGGAAAGATGATGTTTTCTCGTCTCTTTCTTCACAAACTCTTCACAGAGCGTCCACGGTTTCTCCATCAGCGCGGTTCAGGGTATATACTGAATATCAGGAGGGCGACCGACAGGCCTGTCCCCGAAGGAGAGACTGGTTTAATGAAAAAAAAGAAGGGTTTTCTGCTGCGCAGGACAGTACAGATCTTTTTTCTGGTACTGATCACCCTGATCGTGGTCAACCATAGTTTAGTAGAAAAGGGAATCGAGATCCCCCTGGTGGGCTCTGCTTCGCTGCATGCCGTCTGTCCTTTCGGCGGGGTCGTTTCGCTGTATCAGTACGCCACAGCGAGTACATTCACAAAAAAGATCCATGAATCATCCTTTATTCTGATGATCATTGTATTCTCTCTGGCCCTTGCCTTTGGTCCGGTTTTCTGCGGCTGGGTCTGTCCCCTTGGGACTGTGCAGGAGTTCGTTTCCCGTATCGGACGCAGGATCTTTGGCGAAAAGCACAACCGTTTTATTCCCTTCGCCGCGGACCGACACCTGCGCTATCTGCGCTATCTGGTGCTCGTCTGGGTTATCTACGCCACCGCCGTCTCAGGTATCCTGATTTTCGCCGACTATGATCCCTACTACGCTCTTTTTAATTTCTGGACCGGAGAAGTCGCGATACCGGCCTTTGTCATCCTGGCTATGGTTCTGCTGGCGTCCCTCTTTGTGGAGCGACCCTTCTGCAAATACGCCTGCCCCTACGGGGCCGTTCTGGGACTCTTCAATCTTGTTCGGATCTTCGGAATCAAGCGTAATCCGGAGATCTGCATCAATTGCAAAGCCTGCGACAGAGCCTGTCCAATGAACATTCAAGTCTCCACCGCCGGGACTGTGAGGGATCATCAGTGCATAAGCTGCCTGGAATGCAGCAGCGAATCGGCCTGCCCCGTTCCGGTAACAGTTGAACTTGCGGCGGGCCCCATCAAAACAAAGAAGGCGGATGTTTAGTATGAAGATACGTTCATCCCTGCTGGCAGCGATTATCATCGCTGCCTTCGGTTTCGGTATCAGTCTCTCCATGGTTTTTAATCTGTGGCGTACCGAATCCTCCAAGGTCCCGGCCCGTTATGCCTCCGGTGAGTTTGCTGGAGAATACAACCCCGGGGATATCCGCGGCTCCTACACCTTTGGAGACATAGAAGAGGCCTTCGGAGTCCCCGCAACGATCCTTGGTCAGACCTTCGGTCTTGGACCGGAAGAAGCGCCTGACGCATACCAGGTCAAACGGCTGGAAGATTCCTATGGAGAGCTTACCGACGGCGGAGAAGTGGGCACTGATGCAGTCAGACTCTTTATCTCCCTCTACCTGGGCCGCCCCTATACGGCGGAGGAGACGACCCGGCTGCCCGCCCCGGCGCTGGACCTGCTGCGGGAGAGACTTGCCCCCGCGGATATCGATGCTCTCCGAACGATTACTGTAGAACTCAGCGAACTTCCGCAGATTTCAGCCGAAGCCGATACCACAGAAACTGAAGCTACAGCAGCTCCCCTTGCCAGGGGCGAGGTAAAAGGGAATACCACCTTCGGCGAACTCCTGGAATGGGGACTCACAAAAGAGGAGATTGAGGGTATACTTAATCTGCCCATGGGGCCCCGGACCGTCACCGTTCGCGACTACGTCAAGGAAAAGGGACTGGAGTTTTCACTTTACAGAACAGCTCTGCAGGAGCTGGTGAACAGGAAATAAAAGGATGCCTGTGGCAGAAGTTTTCATCGTCGAAGACAACGAAAACGTCAGGGATGCTCTGGCGGCATACCTCAAACTGGAAGGAATTGAAGTTCGGGAGTTTGGGGCCCTCGGTCCCGTCGAAACAGAGCTTAAACGCCGGACCCCGGACCTGCTGGTACTGGATGTTATGCTTCCCGATGGTGACGGTTTCCTTTTTGCCAAGCAGGTAAAATCGCGCAAAGATATTCCTATCCTCTTTCTAACCGCCCGGGACCAGGAATCAGACCGTATAACCGGCCTTGAAATCGGCGCGGACGATTATGTAGTCAAACCATTCTCATCCCGGGAGGTGGTCCTCAGAATAAAGAAAATTCTTGCCAGGACCTCATCCCCATCACGGCAGAATAGCCCGGACTATGTACTGCAGGAATCACGGCTGAATATTGACCAGGAGAGACACCGGATTACCCTTGACGGAGGTTTCGTTTCCTTGACAGCGGCAGAGTGGAACATCCTTACCCATCTTGCTGCCCGGCAACCCCAGGTCTTTTCCCGGCTGCAGCTGTTGGAATCCTGCCTCGGCTCAATGGCCGAGGGTTCCGAGCGCACCATCGACACGCATGTCAAGAATCTCCGCCGCAAGCTGGGAAACGATGACTGGATAGAGACGATCCGGGGTTTCGGGTACCGCTTTAACGGTGAACCCGCATGAGGTCCGCCTATTCATGGCTTCTGCGAAGTTTTCTTGCCGCTTTTGTTATACTGATCACAGTTCAGGTACTTATTCTGGGGGCGGGCATTGTTCCGGTCCTTGACAGCTACTCTCGTAACCAGATCCGCTATCTGGATGACCTGGCCAAACGTATACTTATTAATCCTTCACAGATTTCTCCTGATACCCCGCAGCACTGGGGTCCCTTTTTTGTCTTCTCCGCCGACAGGGAGCTTATCTATTCAAACCGCGGACGGGGACGCACCATACCGGAGAGCGATTACCGGCTTGTCCACTACGATGATATGGTAATCGGATATTATTATGCTGGGGAGGTCCGTTTTCTCGATTCCCGGTCCAACCGACATTTTCTCGGCTCGTTAGGAATCTTAACGGCGGCTTCCATGCTGGCATCCCTGGGAATCGCCGTACTGGCGTCCGTACGAACCGCCCGTGGGATTGCCGGCCCTGTGGCGGTGCTGCGCCGGGACATCCAGGAACTCAGGGCCCTCAAGGCCCCCCGGGTAAGGGTTTTTCCGGTAAATGAGCTCTCCGAGATTTCTTCCAGTCTGAACAGGGTCGGCACCATCCTTGAAGGAGAAGAAGAGTATAAACAGCAGTGGATGCAGAATATAGCCCACGACCTGAGGACCCCATTAAGCGGTCTTAAAGGTCAGCTGGAAGGGATGAGAGATGGGGTACTGGAAGCGGGAACGGAGCGTTTCAACCGCACCCTGCAGGAGATTGACCGTCTGGAAACCATGATCGCCTCGGTATGCGAGTTGTCCCGGATAGAAAACCTGAAAAGTCTCACCGTGGAAGCAGTCTCCAGCGAGGATTTCCTCAAGGCTGTACACAGCACCTTTGAACCCTGCCTGGCGGAACGAGGCTGTACGCTCAGCTGTTCTGCACAGACTCCCTTCTTTTACGCCGACCGGGAACTGATGCAAAGGGCCGTGGAAAATATAGTCGGGAACGCTTTTACCTATGCCGGTCCCGGGGCTTTGATCGACATGAAAATTACTTCCGGAACCCGGGATGCGACAATACTGACGATCAGCAACAGTGGTCCGCATATTCCGGAGGAACAGCTGGATAAAATCTTTCAGCGTTTTTATCGGGGAGAGTACAGTCGATCAACCCCGGGATCCGGCCTGGGCCTGAACATCAGCAGGGAGATTGTTCAGCGCCACGGCGGCTGCATCAGCGCTGAGAACCTGAGCCCTGAGGGAGTGGTTTTTACAATTACTCTCCCGCAACAGCAGATACGCTAAGCCCGGAACCTTCAGGAATGGCCCTGTCGATATAACTGCTATAGTCCTTCAGGATACGTTCGTAGTGTTCGGATATCAGAGGTGAGGAAATAAGAAAATCTGCCGTGGCCCTGTTGCAGGCAGTGGGAATATTATACAGGACCGCGATCCTTAAAAGCGCCTTCACATCTACATCGTGGGGCTGCGGCTCCATGGGGTCCCAGAGAAATATTATCATGTCGATCTGTCCATCGACGATCAGGGATCCGAGCTGCTGATCACCGCCCAGGGGACCGGACCTGAGTTTACGGATAGAAAGACTCTTGACATCATCCACTTCCATCCTTTCAATCAGACACTCCTCCACCATTCGGCCGGTGGTACCGGTGCAGATCATGTTATGCAGGGACAGAAGCTGCCAATTCCACTCTACCCATTCAATAAGATCCTTCTTCCTGTTGTCGTGGGCAACCAGGGCAATATTCTTTCTCTGCTTCATGGGAATCCCCCCTTAACTGGTCTCTTTTCCAGGATAAAGATAACCTCTTTCCCGTAGATAACCAGGTCAGTGGGCTGTTTTTCACAAAGAACTAATATAAAGGCACCTCTAAATACTACACAAACAGCATCAGGCTGAAGGCCATAACCGCCATGCCGGAGGTAACCCCGTAAATGGCGATGTGGTGTTCACCATACTTTTCCGCCGTCGGCAGAAGCTCATCCAGAGAGATAAAGACCATGATTCCCGCCACGGAGGCAAAGAGGATGCCGAACACCAGATCATTCAGAAAGGGCAGCAGAATAAAAAATCCCAGAGCCGCACCTGCGGGCTCCGACAACCCTGATAAAAACGAGAGGCAAAAGGCCTTGCGTTTGCTTCCGGTGGCATAGTAAACCGGAACAGACACCGCGATACCTTCGGGAATATTGTGGATAGCAATAGCGACCGCTATACTGATTCCGGTGGCGGGGTCTTTTAATGCTGAAATAAAGGTCGCGATACCTTCGGGAAAGTTATGGATGGCAATGGCAACCGCGGATAAAACACCCATGCGCATCAACGCGTTCTTCCTGGCCGCATCGTTTTCCTGCATTTCCTCAATCCCGCGGGCTTCATGGGGGTTTTCAAAACCAGGAACGAGCTTGTCAATAAAACTGGCTACCGCAATACCGCCGAAAAAGGCAAGCGTCGTTGCCCAGTGTCCTTTGGTCGCTCCCAAGGCCACGGTCAGAGCTTCCAGGGCCTTCGGCACAATCTCCAGAAATGATACATAGATCATGACACCGGCGGAAAATCCGAGAGCCGCGGACAGAAAGCGGGTATTTGTTTTACTGGAAAAGAAGGCAAGAGCGCTGCCGATACCGGTAGAGAGTCCGGCAAAAAGGGTAAGTCCAAAGGCGAACAGTACCGTTGATGTTTCCATAGCTTTCTTCCTTAACGGTGATACCCGTGTTATACCTTGAAATCTTCAATCAGACCAGAGACATTGGTCTGAATCAGGGCAGTCTCTTCGGCTGCTTTTATAAGAGTTTCCATCCTCTCCTGGACCCTCCCGTTCATGGCTCCCATGCGCTCAGCCTCTTTCAGGGTCTTTTTCGATGACTCCCCGACCTGCCTCAGAGCCTCCAGCAGGGCCGCGTTACGCTGCTCCAGGTTACCGGACAGTTCGCTGATGGCATCGGTCTGGGCTTTCGATTCGTCGAGCATGCCGCTGATGCTGCGACTGGCCTTTGCCTGGTCCTGAACGGTTTCCGAGATTCTGCCGGAGGCCTCTCCGATCTCCAGAATCCCCTCCTGCATTTGCTGGAAACTGGCGCTGGTGCGCTCCGCGTCATTCAAGGCCCGGTTTATTTCCTCGGATATCAGCTTCAGACTGTTATTGCTCTCCTTGGTCTGAGCGGAGGAACTCTCTGCCAGCATGCGGATTTCATCGGCAACCACGGCAAAACCCTGCCCAGAATCTCCGGCATGGGCCGCCTCTATGGCAGCGTTCATGGCAAGCAGGTTCGTCTGGGAAGCGATGGATGCAATAGCCTTGTTTATCTCAGCCAGCTGGTTGGACATGGTCGCCACCTCCCGTACGGAATTCAGGGCTGCGGATACCGCTTCGCTCCCCTCCCTGGACAGCTCTTCCAGCCGGGAACCCTGCTGAGACACGGACAGGATCTTGCCGGCGGCAGTTTCAACAGAGGTTATAAGGTCCTGGACATTCTCCATGGCGCTTGATACTGCCTCGGTCTGCCGGGTAAAGGCCTCCCCGATCTTCCCCACTACCCGGGCGACCTCTTCCCCCTGGTGAATGGCCTCCTCGTTTATGTGGTCCTGGAGGCGCATTTCATGCTCCGCGGCACCAATGCTTTTGCTGGAGGCTTTGACCTCCTCTCCGGCCGCCCTGACCGCCGCCAGGAGTTCGTGCTGAATTCCGTCAAGATGAGAAAAGTGCTCCTTCAGCTGTACAATGCTGCCGTGTAGCATACGGATAAACTGATTTATTCCCCCCGCCAGAGCAGCGATCTCGTCAACTGAACATATATAGACCCCCCCGGTAAGGTCTTTCTCCTTGGAAGTAAGGGCGTCAATCCTTTGCTGCACCCGGGAGAAGAGGATCCCCGTATTCTTTGCCCAGACTACCACCAGGGCAATTACAATAAGGGTGTATATCGCCCAGGGAATCGCGATCTTTCCTATCAGCATGGGAATTTGCTGGGCCAGGGCGGCTGCATGCAGGCTCTCCAGGCGGGAGGTTTCCAGAAGCACCGAAGTAAAGGCCAGGGCCAGGTTCATAAGGGTCATAAAAGAAGGCATGATTATAATCTTGCGGAACTGACGCTCATGACGGCAGTATTCGGGAAACCGGGTAACCCGGCGTGCAAAAAGAAAGTTCAGAACCTGCCGATCGAGACTCACATACACAAATGCCGCACCGAGCAGCAGATAGGAAAGGGCCATCCCGGAGTAGAGCAGTAAACGTGCCGAATCAATACCGAAGAAGTATATCGATACAAGGGTAACAACCGCAACCAGAATGAAATTAAACAGAATAAAGAGTTTAAAAATCGCAAGGGGCGCTGCTCCGAGCTCACTCAAGGCTTTTTCGTCAACCTCCTGCTGTGACCCAAGAAGATCGGGATTAAAATACCCCCTCTTCCTGCGGATTGCTGCCCCCATGGCAAGCATGATTAAGATCCCGGCGGGAAACAAGGTCGACAAAAACCGCGGCAGCATTGCCGCATCGATATAAAAGGCAAATCCAAGACTGTAGAGCCCAAGCAACAGTAACCAGGGCATATAGATAATGCAGACAACCCTATTTTTTTCTTTCATTTTTCAATCCCTTTAACCGTATTTAATTAAAAGCGGGGAGGATGCACACCCCGCATTCAGTATAAATGATCGGCAGCGAGATAGCATCTCTTTTAAAAAAGTTACTATCCTTTCGCGCAGGAAATACAATAGAAGAAGTGAAAACCAGGAACACCTTATGCGACTGCTCCACCACAGGATAAAAAAACACCCTGCAGGTATTTAAGAGCCATGTCTCGCTTTCGATGGAAGATATTGACGTAAAGAGCGGTTTACACCATCGGGTACCGGCAATCTCGGCGGCGAAC is from Marispirochaeta sp. and encodes:
- a CDS encoding DUF2202 domain-containing protein, giving the protein MKKLISIAVMVIMAGVALSAEGQQESEFGQGLRNGTGRGAGVAAAGRGNGPGRAAAGQQGGSYGFDSRFTEDLKLVMTDAEGGDLSAEEREGLLFMWQEEKLARDVYQELYGTWNLPVFRNIAQSEQQHMESVDMLLDAYGLEKAGTDEAGVYGDKELNRLYADLTARGKTSVVEALKVGALIEDLDIHDLQQNLELTDNDDIRILYQNLMKGSRNHLRAFLRQLDREGIEYEARYISPEYLKKILSINRETAVIRDPEYVL
- a CDS encoding methylglyoxal synthase, yielding MKQRKNIALVAHDNRKKDLIEWVEWNWQLLSLHNMICTGTTGRMVEECLIERMEVDDVKSLSIRKLRSGPLGGDQQLGSLIVDGQIDMIIFLWDPMEPQPHDVDVKALLRIAVLYNIPTACNRATADFLISSPLISEHYERILKDYSSYIDRAIPEGSGLSVSAVAGE
- the zupT gene encoding zinc transporter ZupT; translation: METSTVLFAFGLTLFAGLSTGIGSALAFFSSKTNTRFLSAALGFSAGVMIYVSFLEIVPKALEALTVALGATKGHWATTLAFFGGIAVASFIDKLVPGFENPHEARGIEEMQENDAARKNALMRMGVLSAVAIAIHNFPEGIATFISALKDPATGISIAVAIAIHNIPEGIAVSVPVYYATGSKRKAFCLSFLSGLSEPAGAALGFFILLPFLNDLVFGILFASVAGIMVFISLDELLPTAEKYGEHHIAIYGVTSGMAVMAFSLMLFV
- a CDS encoding HAMP domain-containing sensor histidine kinase encodes the protein MRSAYSWLLRSFLAAFVILITVQVLILGAGIVPVLDSYSRNQIRYLDDLAKRILINPSQISPDTPQHWGPFFVFSADRELIYSNRGRGRTIPESDYRLVHYDDMVIGYYYAGEVRFLDSRSNRHFLGSLGILTAASMLASLGIAVLASVRTARGIAGPVAVLRRDIQELRALKAPRVRVFPVNELSEISSSLNRVGTILEGEEEYKQQWMQNIAHDLRTPLSGLKGQLEGMRDGVLEAGTERFNRTLQEIDRLETMIASVCELSRIENLKSLTVEAVSSEDFLKAVHSTFEPCLAERGCTLSCSAQTPFFYADRELMQRAVENIVGNAFTYAGPGALIDMKITSGTRDATILTISNSGPHIPEEQLDKIFQRFYRGEYSRSTPGSGLGLNISREIVQRHGGCISAENLSPEGVVFTITLPQQQIR
- a CDS encoding 4Fe-4S binding protein; translated protein: MKKKKGFLLRRTVQIFFLVLITLIVVNHSLVEKGIEIPLVGSASLHAVCPFGGVVSLYQYATASTFTKKIHESSFILMIIVFSLALAFGPVFCGWVCPLGTVQEFVSRIGRRIFGEKHNRFIPFAADRHLRYLRYLVLVWVIYATAVSGILIFADYDPYYALFNFWTGEVAIPAFVILAMVLLASLFVERPFCKYACPYGAVLGLFNLVRIFGIKRNPEICINCKACDRACPMNIQVSTAGTVRDHQCISCLECSSESACPVPVTVELAAGPIKTKKADV
- a CDS encoding response regulator transcription factor, translated to MPVAEVFIVEDNENVRDALAAYLKLEGIEVREFGALGPVETELKRRTPDLLVLDVMLPDGDGFLFAKQVKSRKDIPILFLTARDQESDRITGLEIGADDYVVKPFSSREVVLRIKKILARTSSPSRQNSPDYVLQESRLNIDQERHRITLDGGFVSLTAAEWNILTHLAARQPQVFSRLQLLESCLGSMAEGSERTIDTHVKNLRRKLGNDDWIETIRGFGYRFNGEPA